In Erigeron canadensis isolate Cc75 chromosome 7, C_canadensis_v1, whole genome shotgun sequence, one DNA window encodes the following:
- the LOC122608473 gene encoding katanin p60 ATPase-containing subunit A1 produces the protein MAGTSLAGLQDHLKLAREYAIEGLYDTSVIFFDGAIAQINKHLSSLDDPLARSKWMNVKKALTEETEVVKQLDSEKRSFKDSSVGRRPSSPPISTNKSSFVFEPLDEYPTSSRAQMDDPDVWRPPSRDTSNRRSARGAGVGTRKSAQDGAWARGSTTSTRGGATARGGKAGASSKVNTGVRASTNGKKGTGSGKPSSAKDESGSGDAEEHTSKRGQYEGPDHDLAAMLERDVLENTPGVRFDDVAGLTEAKRLLEEAVVLPLLMPEYFQGIRRPWKGVLMFGPPGTGKTLLAKAVATECGTTFFNVSSATLASKWRGESERMVRCLFDLARAYAPSTIFIDEIDSLCTSRGASGEHESSRRVKSELLVQVDGANSSDTNEDGSRKIVMVLAATNFPWDIDEALRRRLEKRIYIPLPNFESRKELIKINLKTVEVAADVDISDVARRTEGYSGDDLTNVCRDASLNGMRRKIAGKTREEIKNMPKDEIAKDPIAMCDFEEAIKRVQPSVAAADIERHEKWFSEFGSA, from the exons ATGGCAGGCACATCGCTTGCAGGATTACAAGATCATTTGAAATTAGCAAGAGAATATGCGATTGAAGGCTTGTATGATACTTCCGTTATCTTCTTTGACGGTGCCATCGCTCAGATCAACAA GCATCTGAGCTCCCTTGACGATCCTCTTGCTCGTTCAAAGTGGATGAATGTAAAAAAAGCTCTGACAGAGGAAACAGAAGTTGTAAAGCAATTGGATTCTGAGAAGAGGTCTTTTAAGGATAGTTCTGTGGGTAGAAGGCCGTCTTCGCCTCCTATATCCACAAATAAATCATCATTTGTTTTTGAACCGTTGGATGAGTACCCAACCTCATCCCGTGCTCAAATGGATGATCCTGATGTGTGGAGGCCACCTAGTCGAGATACTTCAAATAGAAGATCTGCAAGAGGAGCAGGAGTAGGTACGAGGAAATCAGCACAAGATGGAGCATGGGCTCGGGGTTCTACTACCAGTACTAGAGGTGGAGCTACTGCCCGTGGAGGAAAAGCTGGTGCTTCTAGCAAGGTTAATACGGGAGTTCGAGCATCAACTAATGGGAAAAAAGGCACTGGTTCAGGGAAGCCAAGCTCTGCTAAAGATGAATCTGGG AGTGGAGATGCCGAAGAGCATACATCAAAACGTGGGCAGTATGAGGGTCCTGATCATGACTTGGCTGCAATGCTTGAAAGGGATGTTTTAGAGAATACTCCTGGAGTGAGATTTGATGACGTTGCAGGCCTTACTGAAGCAAAAAGACTTCTAGAGGAAGCAGTGGTTTTACCTTTATTGATGCCTGAATATTTCCAG GGAATCAGGAGACCATGGAAAGGTGTTCTTATGTTTGGTCCACCTGGTACTGGTAAAACACTACTGGCTAAAGCAGTTGCTACCGAGTGTGGCACCACATTTTTTAATGTCTCTTCTGCTACACTGGCATCAAAATGGCGGGGAGAAAGTGAGCGCATGGTTCGATGCTTGTTTGACCTGGCCAGAGCTTATGCTCCAAGTACAATTTTCATTGATGAGATTGATTCTCTTTGTACTTCTCGAGG GGCTTCAGGAGAACACGAGTCTTCCCGAAGGGTTAAATCTGAACTTCTAGTTCAGGTAGATGGTGCAAACAGCTCAGACACTAATGAAGACGGTAGTCGTAAAATTGTAATGGTTTTGGCGGCTACTAATTTTCCATGGGATATAGATGAAGCACTAag GCGGCGTTTGGAAAAGCGTATATATATTCCATTGCCAAATTTTGAGAGCAGAAAGGAGCTTATAAAGATTAATTTAAAGACTGTTGAG GTAGCTGCTGATGTGGACATCAGTGATGTAGCTCGCCGAACAGAGGGATACAGTGGTGATGATTTAACGAATGTATGCCGAGACGCTTCTTTGAATGGAATGCGACGTAAAATAGCAGGAAAGACCCgtgaagaaattaaaaacatgCCTAAAGATGAAATTGCAAAAGATCCAATTGCCATGTGTGACTTTGAAGAAGCCATCAAAAGAGTCCAACCTAGTGTTGCTGCCGCTGATATTGAACGCCACGAAAAATGGTTTTCAGAATTCGGATCTGCATAA